A stretch of DNA from Methylosinus sp. LW4:
TGCACGGGGACGGCGTAGACCAGCGGCGCGAAGGCGCCGCTCATCTCCGGCAGCTCGATGAAGCCGGCGAGTTCGGCCGCCGCCGCCTCGCGCGCCGCGGCGGAGCCGATGAGAATGAGATGGCCGCCGCGCGCGGCGACCTCCTGCAGATTGGAGACGGTCTTCTCCAGCGTCGCGTCCGGCGGCGCCAGCACGATCACCGGCATGGCGTAGTCGATCAGCGCGATCGGCCCGTGCTTCAGCTCGCCGGCCGCATAGCCCTCCGCATGAATATAGGAGAGCTCCTTGAGCTTCAGCGCGCCTTCCAGCGCCAGTGGATAGGCGCCGCCGCGGCCGAGATAGAGAACGCTGGAGGCGCGCGCCACATCGCGGGCGACCGGCTCGACCTTCGCCTCGCGGGCGAGGGCCGCGGCCATTTGGCCCGGCGTCGCCGCCAGCTCGCGCACTAGGCGCTTTTCGTCCGCCTCGCTCAGCACGCCGCGGGCGCGCCCGAGCGCAATGGCGAGGCTGGCGAAAACGGCGAGCTGGCAGGTGAAGGCCTTGGTGGAGGCGACGCCGATCTCGGGACCGGCGAGCGTCAGCGCGACGGTGTCGCTCTCGCGCGCGATGGTCGAGGTCTCGACATTGACGATGGAGAGAATGTGCTGGCCCTGCGCCTTGGCGTAGCGTAGCGCGGCGAGCGTGTCGGCCGTCTCGCCCGATTGCGAGACGACGATCATCAGCCCATTCTCGGCGAGCGGCGCCTCGCGATAGCGGAACTCCGAGGCGATATCGATATCCACCGCGAGCCGCGCATAGCGCTCGATCCAATAGCGCGCGATGAGCCCGGCGTAGAAGGCCGTGCCGCAAGCCGATATTGTGACGCGCGAAAGCTTCTTGGGATCGAAGGGCAGAGCGAAGGGCAGGCGCACCTCGCCGGCCGAGAGATCGAGATAATGCGAGAGCGTGCGGCCGACGACCTCCGGCTGCTCGTGAATCTCCTTGGCCATGAAATGGCGGTAATTGCCCTTGTCCACGAGGAAGGAGCCCGCCTGCAAGGGCTGGCGGCGGCGCTCCGCCTCCTTGCCGGCGGCGTCGTAGAAAGTGATCTTCTCGCGCGTCAGCACGACATGATCGCCCTCCTCGAGATAGGCGATCTGACGCGCGAAAGGCGCGAGCGCCAGAGCGTCGGAGCCGAGATAGACGCCTTCGTCGCCCCAGCCGGCGGCGAGCGGCGCGCCGCGGCGGGCGCCGATCATGAGATCCTCCTCGCCCTCGAAGAGGAAGGCGAGAGCGAAAGCGCCATTGAGCCGAGCGAGCGTGGCCGCGACCGCCTCGCGCGGCGCGGCGCCCTTGCTGCGCTCCTCGCCGACGAGATGGGCGACCACTTCCGTATCCGTCTCGGTGGCGAAGACATGGCCCTTGCCGGTCAGCTCCTCGCGCAATTCGCGGAAATTCTCGATGATGCCATTATGGACCACGGCGAGCCCGCCGCTCGTATGCGGATGGGCGTTGGTCTCCGTGGGGCGGCCATGGGTCGCCCAGCGCGTATGGCCTATGCCGCTCGTCCCCTGCAGCGGCGAGGCGGCGAGCTTCTCCTCGAGATTGCGCAGCTTGCCGCTGGCGCGCAGCCGCGTGAGCTTGCCTTTCTCCAGCGTGGCGATTCCGGCGGAATCATAGCCGCGATATTCGAGCCGCTTCAGCGCCTCGACGAGAGAGGGCGCGACGGGCTCGCGTCCGAGAATGCCGACGATGCCGC
This window harbors:
- the glmS gene encoding glutamine--fructose-6-phosphate transaminase (isomerizing) encodes the protein MCGIVGILGREPVAPSLVEALKRLEYRGYDSAGIATLEKGKLTRLRASGKLRNLEEKLAASPLQGTSGIGHTRWATHGRPTETNAHPHTSGGLAVVHNGIIENFRELREELTGKGHVFATETDTEVVAHLVGEERSKGAAPREAVAATLARLNGAFALAFLFEGEEDLMIGARRGAPLAAGWGDEGVYLGSDALALAPFARQIAYLEEGDHVVLTREKITFYDAAGKEAERRRQPLQAGSFLVDKGNYRHFMAKEIHEQPEVVGRTLSHYLDLSAGEVRLPFALPFDPKKLSRVTISACGTAFYAGLIARYWIERYARLAVDIDIASEFRYREAPLAENGLMIVVSQSGETADTLAALRYAKAQGQHILSIVNVETSTIARESDTVALTLAGPEIGVASTKAFTCQLAVFASLAIALGRARGVLSEADEKRLVRELAATPGQMAAALAREAKVEPVARDVARASSVLYLGRGGAYPLALEGALKLKELSYIHAEGYAAGELKHGPIALIDYAMPVIVLAPPDATLEKTVSNLQEVAARGGHLILIGSAAAREAAAAELAGFIELPEMSGAFAPLVYAVPVQLLAYHVAVFMGKDVDQPRNLAKSVTVE